Proteins encoded within one genomic window of Triticum aestivum cultivar Chinese Spring chromosome 2D, IWGSC CS RefSeq v2.1, whole genome shotgun sequence:
- the LOC123048733 gene encoding UDP-glucosyltransferase 29-like: protein MAQAESERMRVVMFPWLAHGHISPYLELAKRLIASASDGRHHLDVVVHLVSTPANLAPLAHHQTDRLRLVELHLPALPDLPPALHTTKGLPARLMPVLKRACDLAAPRFGALLDELCPDILVYDFIQPWAPLEAKARGVPAVHFATCGAAATAFFIHCLKTDRPPSAFPFESISLGGVDEDAKYTALVAVREDSTALVPERDRLPLSLERSSGFVAVKTCAEIERKYMDYLSQLLGKEIIPTGPLLVDSGGSEEQRDGGRIMRWLDGEEPGTVVFVSFGSEYFMSERQMAQMARGLELSGAPFLWAVRFPNAEDDARGAARSMPSGFAPARGLVVEGWAPQRRILSHPSCGAFLTHCGWSSVLESMAEGVPMVALPLHIDQPLNANLAVELGAAATRVKQERFGEFTAEEVARAVRAAVNGEEGQAARRRARELREVVARNNGDGRQIAAMLQRMARLCGKGQAVPN, encoded by the coding sequence ATGGCGCAGGCGGAGAGCGAGCGCATGCGCGTGGTCATGTTCCCGTGGCTGGCGCACGGCCACATCAGCCCGTACCTCGAGCTGGCCAAGCGCCTCATCGCCAGCGCCTCCGATGGCCGCCACCacctcgacgtcgtcgtccacctcgtCTCCACGCCGGCCAACCTCGCGCCCCTCGCGCACCACCAGACGGACAGGCTCAGGCTCGTCGAGCTCCACCTGCCGGCGCTCCCTGACCTCCCGCCCGCGCTGCACACCACCAAGGGCCTCCCCGCCCGCCTCATGCCGGTCCTCAAGCGCGCCTGCGACCTCGCCGCGCCGCGCTTCGGCGCGCTCCTCGACGAGCTCTGCCCGGACATCCTCGTCTACGACTTCATCCAGCCGTGGGCGCCGCTCGAGGCCAAGGCGCGCGGCGTTCCGGCGGTCCACTTCGCAACCTGCGGCGCCGCCGCCACGGCCTTCTTCATCCACTGCCTCAAGACGGACCGGCCCCCCAGCGCCTTCCCGTTCGAGAGCATCAGCCTCGGCGGCGTCGACGAGGACGCCAAGTACACGGCGCTGGTCGCCGTCCGCGAAGACAGCACCGCCCTGGTTCCCGAGCGCGATCGCCTGCCGCTCAGCCTGGAGCGCTCGTCCGGGTTCGTGGCCGTCAAGACCTGCGCCGAGATCGAGCGCAAGTACATGGACTACCTGTCCCAGCTTTTGGGCAAGGAGATCATCCCCACCGGCCCGTTGCTCGTCGACTCCGGTGGGTCGGAAGAGCAACGCGACGGCGGGCGCatcatgcggtggctcgacggcgAGGAGCCGGGCACCGTGGTATTCGTCTCCTTCGGCAGCGAGTACTTCATGTCGGAGCGCCAGATGGCGCAGATGGCGCGCGGGCTGGAGCTCAGCGGGGCACCCTTCCTGTGGGCGGTGCGGTTCCCGAACGCAGAGGACGACGCCCGCGGCGCGGCGAGGTCCATGCCGTCGGGGTTCGCGCCAGCGCGCGGGCTGGTGGTGGAAGGGTGGGCGCCGCAGCGGCGCATCCTGTCGCACCCTTCCTGCGGCGCGTTCCTGACCCACTGCGGGTGGAGCTCGGTGCTGGAGTCGATGGCGGAGGGGGTGCCGATGGTGGCGCTGCCGCTGCACATCGACCAGCCGCTGAACGCCAACCTCGCGGTGGAACTGGGCGCGGCGGCCACGCGCGTGAAGCAGGAGCGGTTCGGGGAGTTCACAGCGGAGGAAGTGGCGCGGGCGGTGCGCGCGGCTGTGAATGGGGAAGAAGGGCAGGCGGCGAGGCGCCGTGCGAGGGAGCTGCGGGAGGTGGTGGCGCGGAACAACGGCGACGGCCGGCAGATCGCGGCGATGCTACAGAGGATGGCGCGGCTCTGCGGCAAGGGCCAGGCCGTGCCAAATTAG
- the LOC123051611 gene encoding 3-oxo-5-alpha-steroid 4-dehydrogenase 1 encodes MTPRLVGNYLSINQRPEYQGDRCATQGSIQSRASSVLHQGQVDDRSGQRHMWWPSSLLYPPPPSAFVTAMSVVSFASLASAGLSELRGQHMAYSKFWHVVSGQQQNKGGTGGAQLAGRHGMLVAYAPALVAAAASFVVPGAVEGLRAELLAAALAVHFLKRVLEVLFIHRYSGNMPLNTALAISSSYLLSAITMIYAQHLAVELPDPTTNLLYPGVLLFAVGIAGNFYHHYLLSQLRKGGDDDKGYKIPKGGLFEFVTCPHYLFEITGFFGFAMISQTVYALAMASGTAAYLVGRSFATRRWYESKFEEFPASIKALVPYIL; translated from the exons ATGACGCCACGTCTCGTCGGCAACTACCTGAGCATAAACCAACGGCCCGAGTACCAAGGAGATCGATGCGCAACGCAAGGGTCGATCCAGTCCAGAGCTAGCTCCGTCCTACACCAAGGCCAAGTGGACGATCGATCCGGCCAGAGACACATGTGGTGGCCGTCGTCGCTGCTctacccgccgccgccgtcggccttCGTCACGGCCATGTCGGTGGTGTCGTTCGCGTCGCTGGCGTCCGCGGGCCTCTCGGAGCTCCGCGGCCAGCACATGGCCTACTCCAAGTTCTGGCACGTCGTGTCTGGACAGCAGCAGAACAAGGGGGGCACCGGCGGCGCGCAGCTGGCGGGCCGTCACGGGATGCTGGTGGCCTACGCGCCGGCTctggtcgccgccgccgcgtccttcgTCGTGCCGGGTGCCGTGGAAGGGCTGCGCgcggagctcctcgccgccgcgctcgccgTCCACTTCCTCAAGCGTGTCCTCGAG GTACTCTTCATCCACCGGTACAGTGGAAACATGCCACTCAACACCGCGCTCGCCATCTCCTCCAGCTACCTGCTCAGCGCCATCACCATGATCTACGCGCAGCACCTCGCCGTTGAACTCCCTGACCCTACAACCAACCTCCTCTACCCAGGCGTGCTCCTCTTTGCCGTTGGCATCGCCGGCAACTTCTACCACCACTACCTCCTCTCGCAACTCAGGAAGGGAGGTGACGACGATAAAGGGTACAAGATCCCCAAAGGCGGGCTCTTCGAGTTCGTCACCTGCCCGCACTACCTCTTCGAGATCACCGGATTCTTCGGGTTCGCGATGATCTCGCAGACGGTTTATGCGCTCGCCATGGCCTCCGGCACGGCAGCCTACCTCGTCGGCCGAAGCTTCGCCACCCGGAGATGGTACGAATCCAAGTTCGAGGAGTTCCCAGCGAGCATCAAGGCTCTGGTGCCCTATATCTTGTAG
- the LOC123048734 gene encoding UDP-glucosyltransferase 29-like — MAQAERECMRVVMFPWLAHGHINPYLELAKRLVAASPDDHHLDVVVHLVSTPANLAPLAHHQTDRIKLVELHLPALPGLPPALHTTKGLPAHLMPALKRACDLAAPRFGALLDQLCPDIVVYDFLQPWAPLEAAARGVPAVHFNTFSAAAKAFVVHCLKNERTPSAFPFESISLGGAEEDAKYTARLISRDDGTAMIPERDRLPLSLERSSGFVAIKTCADIERKYVDYLSQLVGKEVVPTGPLLVDSGGSEAKRDGGRITRWLDGKEPGSVVFVSFGSEYFMSDRQMAQMARGLELSRVPYLWVVRFPNAEDDARGAARSMPRGFKPARGLVVEGWAPQWRILSHRSCGAFLTHCGWSSVLESMAAGVPMVALPLHIDQPLNANLAVELGAAAARVKQERFGEFKAEDVARAVRSAVNGRERVAARRRARELREVMARNNGDDRQIATLLQRMARLCGKGQAVPN; from the coding sequence ATGGCGCAGGCGGAGCGCGAGTGCATGCGCGTGGTCATGTTCCCGTGGCTGGCGCACGGCCACATCAACCCGTACCTCGAGCTGGCCAAGCGCCTCGTCGCCGCCAGCCCCGACGACCACCACCTCGACGTCGTCGTGCACCTCGTCTCCACGCCGGCCAACCTCGCGCCCCTCGCGCACCACCAGACGGACCGGATCAAGCTCGTCGAGCTCCACCTCCCGGCGCTCCCCGGCCTCCCGCCCGCGCTGCACACCACCAAGGGCCTCCCCGCCCACCTCATGCCGGCCCTCAAACGCGCCTGCGACCTCGCCGCGCCACGCTTCGGCGCGCTCCTCGACCAGCTCTGCCCGGACATTGTCGTCTACGACTTCCTCCAGCCGTGGGCGCCGCTCGAGGCCGCGGCGCGCGGCGTGCCCGCGGTCCACTTCAACACCTTCAGCGCCGCCGCCAAGGCATTCGTCGTCCACTGCCTCAAGAATGAACGGACCCCCAGCGCCTTCCCGTTCGAGTCCATCAGCCTCGGCGGCGCCGAGGAGGACGCCAAGTACACGGCGCGGCTCATCTCCCGCGACGACGGCACGGCCATGATCCCCGAGCGCGACCGCCTGCCGCTCAGCCTGGAGCGCTCCTCCGGGTTCGTGGCCATCAAGACGTGCGCCGACATCGAGCGCAAGTACGTGGACTACCTGTCCCAGCTCGTGGGCAAGGAGGTCGTGCCCACCGGCCCGTTGCTCGTAGACTCCGGTGGCTCCGAGGCGAAGCGCGACGGAGGCCGCATCACGCGGTGGCTCGACGGGAAGGAGCCGGGCTCCGTGGTGTTCGTCTCCTTCGGCAGCGAGTACTTCATGTCAGACCGCCAGATGGCGCAGATGGCGCGCGGGCTGGAGCTCAGCAGGGTGCCCTACCTGTGGGTGGTGCGGTTCCCGAACGCAGAGGACGACGCCCGCGGCGCGGCGAGGTCCATGCCGCGGGGGTTCAAGCCGGCGCGGGGGCTGGTGGTGGAAGGGTGGGCGCCGCAGTGGCGCATCCTGTCGCACCGGTCCTGCGGCGCGTTCCTGACCCACTGCGGGTGGAGCTCGGTGCTGGAGTCGATGGCGGCGGGGGTGCCGATGGTGGCGCTGCCGCTGCACATCGACCAGCCGCTGAACGCCAACCTCGCGGTGGAGCTGGGCGCGGCGGCCGCGCGCGTGAAGCAGGAGCGGTTCGGGGAGTTCAAGGCGGAGGACGTGGCGCGGGCGGTGCGCTCGGCTGTGAACGGGAGGGAACGGGTGGCGGCGAGGCGCCGTGCGAGGGAGCTGCGGGAGGTGATGGCGCGGAACAACGGCGACGACCGGCAGATCGCGACGCTGCTGCAGAGGATGGCGCGGCTCTGCGGCAAGGGCCAGGCCGTACCAAATTAG
- the LOC123051613 gene encoding protein LURP-one-related 11 has product MARVHSSPSFSSSSSPAAAAAACAGERRGKVFTLWLKSLVLNGRGCTVYDSDGHIVYRVDNYGSKCSDNVCLMDLRGNIVVNIHKKKLAFGKWEGYKWTGRKQEASAWFKVARPRGGIFHRSGGRPSSSPCEFESDAGRAMRYRIDDDGGARAGKRACCRIVDAGTGLVVAEVKRKVTAGGVALGEDVLALVVEPGVDDSLIMGLVLVYGLMNRTM; this is encoded by the exons ATGGCGAGGGTACACTCTTCGCCgtcgttttcttcttcttcgtcgccgGCGGCAGCTGCGGCGGCGTGCGCGGGCGAGAGAAGGGGGAAGGTGTTCACGCTGTGGCTGAAGTCGCTGGTGCTCAACGGGCGGGGGTGCACCGTGTACGACTCCGACGGCCACATCGTGTACCGCGTCGACAACTACGGCTCCAAGTGCAGCGACAACGTCTGCCTCATGGACCTCCGCGGCAACATCGTCGTCAACATACACAAGAAG AAGCTCGCGTTTGGCAAGTGGGAAGGGTACAAGTGGACCGGCCGGAAGCAAGAGGCGAGCGCATGGTTCAAGGTGGCGCGGCCGCGCGGCGGCATCTTCCACCGGAGCGGCGGCCGCCCCTCGTCGTCGCCGTGCGAGTTCGAGAGCGACGCCGGCCGTGCCATGCGGTACAGGATCGACGACGACGGCGGGGCGCGCGCCGGGAAGCGGGCGTGCTGCAGGATCGTGGACGCCGGCACCGGGCTGGTGGTGGCGGAGGTGAAGAGGAAGGTGACGGCGGGCGGGGTGGCGCTCGGGGAGGACGTGCTCGCCCTGGTGGTGGAGCCCGGCGTCGACGACTCGCTCATCATGGGGCTCGTGCTCGTCTACGGGCTCATGAATCGCACCATGTGA